From Levilactobacillus zymae, a single genomic window includes:
- the galU gene encoding UTP--glucose-1-phosphate uridylyltransferase GalU, protein MRKVRKAIIPAAGLGTRFLPATKALAKEMLPIVDKPTIQFIVEEARKSGIEDIVVVDGKSKRSIEDHFDSNPELEANLEAKHKEKMLKQVQETTGMNLYFIRQPYPRGLGDAVLTAKAFIGDEPFVVMLGDDMTDSKVPLTKQLIDRYNQTGASTLAVMRVPHKDTAKYGVINPSEETMPGLYNVTNFVEKPQPDEAPSDLAIIGRYLFTPEIFEALENTPIGLGNELQLTDAIDNLNKTQRVFAHEYKGKRYDVGNKFGWLQTNIEYGLQHPETKAQLRQYIKDLGKRLDAEDQPKSK, encoded by the coding sequence ATGAGAAAAGTCAGAAAAGCCATTATCCCGGCGGCGGGTCTCGGGACCCGTTTCTTACCAGCAACCAAGGCGTTAGCCAAGGAAATGCTGCCGATTGTGGATAAGCCAACCATTCAGTTCATCGTCGAAGAAGCCCGTAAATCCGGCATCGAAGACATCGTGGTCGTGGATGGGAAGTCGAAGCGTTCCATCGAAGACCACTTCGATTCCAATCCTGAATTGGAAGCTAACCTAGAAGCTAAGCACAAGGAAAAGATGCTCAAGCAGGTCCAAGAGACCACGGGCATGAACCTGTACTTTATTCGGCAGCCGTATCCCCGGGGATTAGGCGACGCCGTGTTGACGGCCAAAGCCTTTATTGGGGATGAGCCCTTCGTGGTGATGTTGGGTGATGACATGACGGATAGTAAGGTGCCCCTGACCAAGCAACTGATTGATCGATATAACCAGACGGGGGCCTCCACGTTGGCTGTGATGCGGGTTCCCCACAAGGACACGGCCAAGTACGGGGTGATTAACCCGTCCGAGGAAACCATGCCGGGACTGTACAACGTTACGAATTTCGTGGAAAAGCCGCAACCGGATGAAGCCCCGAGTGATTTGGCCATCATTGGCCGGTACCTCTTTACACCGGAAATCTTTGAGGCTCTGGAAAACACACCGATCGGGTTAGGTAATGAGCTGCAATTGACCGACGCCATCGATAACTTGAACAAAACTCAACGCGTCTTTGCCCACGAATATAAAGGTAAGCGTTATGACGTCGGCAATAAGTTCGGTTGGTTGCAAACCAACATCGAATACGGGTTGCAACATCCCGAAACTAAGGCGCAATTACGGCAATACATCAAGGATCTAGGCAAGCGCTTGGATGCCGAAGATCAACCGAAGTCAAAATAG
- a CDS encoding NAD(P)H-dependent glycerol-3-phosphate dehydrogenase, whose translation MSEKIAVLGAGSWGSILANVLDENGHDVRLWSYNPKQVEELNTQHTNSHYIKNFTFPKSLVAYADMASAIDGVDAILFVVPTKAVRSVAHEVAGILAAKHLQPELIHASKGIEQKTYKRISQILEEEIPAANRKSVTVLSGPSHAEDVARHDITLITAASANPEAAKHTQQRFMTPYFRVYTNSDVIGVEIGAALKNIIALGAGALHGLGYGDNAKAALMTRGLAEISRLGTSFGADPMTFIGLSGVGDVIVTATSTNSRNWRAGDELGRGEKLDDVISHMGMVIEGLATTKAAYELSQKRGVSMPITEAIYQVLYQGKDIKTAISELMQREGRSEF comes from the coding sequence GAAAATGGGCATGATGTGCGTTTATGGTCCTACAATCCTAAGCAAGTCGAGGAATTAAATACGCAACACACCAACAGCCACTATATTAAGAACTTTACGTTTCCGAAATCCCTAGTCGCTTACGCGGATATGGCGAGTGCCATTGACGGCGTGGATGCGATCCTGTTTGTAGTGCCGACCAAGGCCGTGCGGTCCGTGGCCCATGAAGTAGCCGGTATTTTAGCCGCTAAGCACTTGCAGCCGGAATTGATCCATGCCAGCAAAGGGATTGAGCAGAAGACTTACAAGCGCATTTCACAAATCTTAGAAGAAGAGATTCCGGCCGCTAACCGGAAATCCGTGACGGTCTTGTCGGGACCCAGTCACGCCGAGGACGTGGCCCGTCACGACATTACCTTGATCACGGCGGCTAGTGCCAATCCCGAAGCCGCTAAGCACACGCAACAACGGTTCATGACGCCGTACTTCCGGGTCTACACGAATTCTGACGTGATTGGCGTGGAAATTGGTGCGGCATTGAAGAACATCATTGCGTTGGGTGCCGGTGCTTTGCACGGGTTAGGTTACGGGGATAACGCTAAAGCAGCGTTGATGACCCGGGGCTTGGCCGAAATTTCACGGTTAGGGACGTCCTTTGGGGCGGACCCGATGACCTTTATCGGGTTGTCCGGTGTCGGTGACGTGATTGTTACGGCCACTAGTACCAACTCGCGAAACTGGCGGGCCGGCGACGAATTAGGCCGTGGTGAAAAGCTCGATGACGTGATCAGCCATATGGGGATGGTGATCGAAGGTCTGGCAACGACTAAGGCCGCCTACGAGTTATCACAAAAGCGGGGCGTTTCGATGCCCATCACGGAAGCCATTTACCAGGTTCTCTACCAAGGTAAGGACATTAAAACGGCGATTTCCGAACTGATGCAACGTGAGGGTCGGTCCGAGTTTTAG